In a genomic window of [Empedobacter] haloabium:
- a CDS encoding bifunctional acetate--CoA ligase family protein/GNAT family N-acetyltransferase produces MTIRNLQHLFQPRSIAVIGASARPHSVGATVYANVLEGGFNGTIFAVNPKYDTLAGRPVHRDIDSLPQAPDLAVICTPAATVPGLVARLGARGTRAVIVLSAGLDAPGPDGTSLRQAALDAARPHLLRILGPNCLGLLVPGIGLNASFAPSGALPGRLAFVSQSGALVTTVLDWAHARGIGFSTFVSLGDGSDVDAGDVLDYLAGDPGTDAILLYVEGVRQARKFMSAARSAARAKPTLIVKAGRHAEAAHAAFSHTGALAGADLVVDAALRRAGMLRVLTTEELFDAVAVLARPRPLHGPRLAIVTNGGGAGVMATDALVAGGGTLAPLSAATIAALSAVLPATWSHGNPVDIIGDAPPERYRDALAVLQAAPEVDAILLLHAPTAIVPSAAIASHVLPLLRSAARPVLTAWLGGDSVAPARRLCLEAGLPVFDTPEAAVQGFLQLVQYRRNQELLMQVPAPLAGAAADRAAARAIVAGLLARGCLKVGEADGKALLAAYGIPAARTAVAATMEEALAAAAAIGYPVAVKLLSPDITHKSDVGGVVLDVEDAAALRAALADIGRRVARARPDARIDGYTVQQMVHRPGAVELIVGSTTDPVFGPVVLFGQGGVAVEVMADQAVALPPLNRVLAADLVSRTRVAKLLAGYRDRPAADLDALCDALVRIGQMAADLPELAELDVNPLLADSRGVIALDARLRLAPVAAGTDPLDRLAILPYPDALESTVAWDGASLVIRPIRPEDGPAHQAFFAALSAEDIHFRLFAQVRELSPAQLARFTQIDYAREMAFIASRVDAAGRAETVGVARVVGDPDNVTGEFAVTIRSDIKGRGLGRLLMTHLIDYCRARGLAELVGTVLPDNVRMLALGQALGFQATRQDDVVLLRLRL; encoded by the coding sequence ATGACGATCCGCAACCTGCAGCACCTGTTCCAGCCCCGTTCCATCGCCGTCATCGGCGCCTCCGCCCGGCCGCACAGCGTGGGCGCCACCGTCTATGCCAACGTGCTGGAAGGCGGATTCAACGGCACCATTTTCGCCGTCAATCCGAAATACGACACCCTGGCGGGCCGTCCGGTCCATCGCGACATCGACAGCCTGCCGCAGGCGCCGGACCTGGCCGTCATCTGCACGCCCGCCGCCACCGTGCCCGGGCTGGTCGCGCGGCTGGGCGCACGGGGTACGCGCGCCGTCATCGTGCTCAGTGCCGGGCTGGATGCGCCGGGTCCGGACGGCACCAGCCTGCGCCAGGCGGCGCTGGACGCGGCGCGGCCGCACCTGCTGCGCATCCTCGGCCCCAACTGCCTGGGGCTCCTGGTGCCGGGCATCGGCCTGAACGCCAGCTTCGCGCCATCGGGCGCGCTGCCCGGGCGGCTCGCCTTCGTGTCGCAGTCCGGCGCGCTCGTCACCACGGTGCTGGACTGGGCGCACGCGCGCGGCATCGGCTTTTCCACCTTCGTCTCGCTGGGCGACGGCAGCGATGTCGATGCCGGCGACGTGCTCGACTACCTGGCCGGCGATCCCGGCACCGACGCCATCCTGCTGTACGTGGAGGGGGTGCGGCAGGCGCGCAAGTTCATGTCCGCCGCACGCAGCGCCGCGCGCGCCAAGCCGACATTGATCGTCAAGGCCGGCCGCCATGCCGAGGCGGCGCACGCGGCCTTCAGCCACACCGGCGCGCTGGCCGGCGCCGACCTGGTGGTCGATGCCGCGCTGCGCCGTGCCGGCATGCTGCGCGTGCTGACGACGGAAGAGCTGTTCGATGCCGTCGCCGTCCTGGCGCGACCGCGGCCCTTGCACGGGCCGCGCCTGGCCATCGTCACCAATGGCGGCGGCGCGGGCGTGATGGCGACCGACGCGCTGGTGGCGGGCGGCGGCACGCTGGCGCCGTTGTCGGCGGCGACGATCGCGGCGCTGTCGGCCGTGCTGCCGGCCACCTGGTCGCACGGCAATCCGGTGGACATCATCGGCGACGCCCCGCCCGAGCGCTATCGGGACGCGCTGGCCGTGCTGCAGGCGGCGCCGGAAGTGGATGCCATCCTGTTGCTGCACGCGCCCACCGCCATCGTGCCCAGCGCCGCCATCGCCAGTCACGTGCTGCCGCTGCTGCGCTCGGCCGCGCGGCCGGTGCTGACGGCCTGGCTGGGCGGCGACAGCGTGGCACCGGCACGCCGCCTGTGCCTGGAGGCGGGCCTGCCCGTGTTCGACACGCCGGAAGCGGCCGTGCAGGGTTTCCTGCAACTGGTGCAGTACCGCCGCAACCAGGAGCTGCTGATGCAAGTGCCGGCCCCGCTGGCCGGGGCCGCCGCCGACCGCGCCGCGGCGCGTGCCATCGTGGCCGGCCTGCTGGCGCGCGGCTGCCTGAAGGTGGGCGAGGCGGACGGCAAGGCGCTGCTGGCGGCCTACGGCATCCCGGCCGCGCGGACGGCGGTGGCGGCCACGATGGAGGAGGCGCTGGCGGCGGCGGCCGCGATCGGCTATCCCGTCGCCGTCAAGCTGCTCTCGCCCGACATCACGCACAAGAGCGACGTGGGCGGCGTGGTGCTGGACGTCGAGGATGCGGCGGCACTGCGCGCCGCGCTGGCGGACATCGGCCGGCGCGTGGCGCGTGCCCGGCCGGATGCCCGCATCGACGGCTACACGGTGCAGCAGATGGTGCACCGGCCTGGCGCGGTCGAGCTGATCGTCGGCAGCACGACCGACCCCGTGTTCGGTCCCGTGGTGCTGTTCGGGCAAGGTGGCGTGGCGGTGGAGGTGATGGCCGACCAGGCCGTGGCGCTGCCGCCGCTGAACCGGGTGCTGGCGGCGGACCTGGTGAGCCGCACCCGTGTGGCGAAGTTGCTCGCTGGCTACCGCGACCGTCCTGCCGCCGACCTGGACGCCTTGTGCGACGCCCTGGTGCGCATCGGCCAGATGGCGGCCGACCTGCCCGAGCTGGCGGAGCTGGACGTCAACCCGCTGCTGGCGGACAGCCGCGGCGTCATCGCCCTGGACGCCCGCCTGCGCCTGGCGCCGGTGGCGGCCGGCACCGATCCGCTGGACCGGCTGGCGATCCTGCCCTATCCGGACGCGCTCGAGAGCACGGTTGCCTGGGACGGTGCCAGCCTGGTAATCCGGCCGATCCGGCCGGAGGACGGCCCGGCGCACCAGGCGTTCTTTGCCGCGCTGTCGGCCGAGGACATCCATTTCCGCCTGTTCGCCCAGGTGCGCGAACTGTCGCCGGCGCAGCTGGCGCGCTTCACGCAGATCGACTACGCGCGCGAGATGGCCTTTATCGCCAGCCGGGTGGATGCGGCCGGCCGCGCCGAAACGGTCGGCGTGGCGCGCGTGGTGGGCGATCCGGACAACGTCACCGGCGAGTTCGCCGTGACGATCCGCAGCGACATCAAGGGCCGCGGCCTGGGCCGCCTCCTGATGACGCACCTGATCGACTACTGCCGCGCACGCGGGCTGGCGGAATTGGTTGGCACGGTGCTGCCCGATAACGTGCGCATGCTGGCGCTCGGCCAAGCCCTGGGCTTCCAGGCCACGCGGCAGGACGACGTGGTGCTGCTGCGGCTGCGGCTGTGA
- a CDS encoding response regulator transcription factor has protein sequence MTDDAPQRTLLIVEDDEAFARTLGRSFERRGYRVLHAANVDEASALLPGLAPGEPGYAVVDLKLKGNSSGLSCVQMLHQHDPAMLIVVLTGYASINTAVEAVKLGACQYLAKPSNTDDIEAAFEHVAGSAEVELTSRATSVKTLEWEHIHAVLAETEFNISEAARRLGMHRRTLARKLEKQRVK, from the coding sequence ATGACCGATGACGCGCCCCAGCGCACCCTCTTGATCGTCGAGGACGACGAGGCCTTCGCCCGCACCCTGGGACGTTCGTTCGAGCGGCGCGGCTACCGCGTGCTGCACGCCGCCAACGTGGACGAGGCGTCGGCCTTGCTGCCCGGGCTGGCGCCGGGCGAGCCGGGCTACGCCGTGGTGGACCTGAAGCTGAAGGGCAATTCGTCCGGCCTGTCCTGCGTGCAGATGCTGCACCAGCACGACCCGGCCATGCTGATCGTCGTGCTGACGGGCTATGCCAGCATCAACACGGCGGTGGAAGCGGTCAAGCTGGGTGCCTGCCAGTACCTGGCCAAGCCGTCCAACACGGACGATATCGAGGCGGCCTTCGAGCACGTGGCCGGCAGCGCGGAAGTGGAGCTGACCAGCCGCGCCACTTCCGTCAAGACGCTGGAGTGGGAGCATATCCACGCCGTGCTGGCCGAGACCGAGTTCAATATCTCGGAGGCGGCGCGGCGCCTCGGCATGCACCGGCGTACCCTGGCGCGCAAGCTGGAGAAGCAGCGGGTGAAGTAA
- a CDS encoding ATP-binding protein → MTRHNAPETTEVPERRFRLKERAAAAGVEFAAGHKNMMQLIQLRWFAVMGQVTTIAGANLVYDIRLPLVPMLQVLACLMAFNVASHLRWHEVRMVRNTELFMALLVDVAILTSQLYLSGGATNPFAFLYLLQVILSAVLLRPAYAWTFVLVTVVCMAGLSRYYLPLPLALDHERGIESLYVQGLLICFMLIAGLLVFFITRITANLRAGDAQLANLRQRAAEEEHVVRMGLLASGAAHELGTPLATLSVILGDWKRMPEFARNPELLEEIGEMQAQLKRCKAIVSGILLSAGETRGESSTRTTLRTFLDELAREWQASRPVEAFEYDNRIGADLSIVFDETFKQMVHNVLDNAREASPGWVGMEALRADGELVLRVTDRGPGFEPAVLAQVGKPYNSTKGRPGSGLGLFLVVNVARTLGGTVAARNRAEGGAEVTIRLPLSTLALEKDTA, encoded by the coding sequence ATGACGAGGCACAACGCGCCCGAGACGACTGAGGTACCCGAACGACGGTTCCGCCTGAAGGAAAGGGCGGCGGCCGCCGGCGTGGAGTTCGCGGCCGGCCACAAGAACATGATGCAGCTGATCCAGCTGCGCTGGTTCGCCGTGATGGGCCAGGTGACGACGATCGCCGGCGCCAACCTGGTCTACGACATCCGCCTGCCGCTGGTGCCGATGTTGCAGGTGCTGGCCTGCCTGATGGCCTTCAACGTGGCCAGCCACCTGCGTTGGCACGAAGTGCGCATGGTGCGCAACACCGAGTTGTTCATGGCGCTGCTGGTGGACGTGGCCATCCTGACGTCGCAGCTGTACCTGTCCGGCGGCGCCACCAACCCGTTCGCCTTCCTTTATCTGCTGCAGGTGATCCTGTCGGCCGTGCTGCTGCGGCCCGCCTATGCCTGGACCTTCGTGCTCGTCACGGTCGTCTGCATGGCCGGGCTGTCGCGCTACTACCTGCCGCTGCCGCTGGCACTGGACCACGAACGGGGCATCGAGTCGCTGTACGTGCAGGGCCTGTTGATCTGCTTCATGCTGATCGCCGGCCTCCTGGTGTTCTTCATCACCCGCATCACCGCCAACCTGCGCGCCGGCGACGCCCAGCTGGCCAACCTGCGCCAGCGTGCGGCCGAGGAGGAGCACGTGGTGCGCATGGGCCTGTTGGCCTCCGGTGCCGCGCACGAGCTGGGCACGCCGCTGGCCACCTTGTCCGTCATCCTGGGCGACTGGAAGCGCATGCCGGAGTTCGCGCGCAATCCCGAACTGCTGGAGGAGATCGGCGAGATGCAGGCGCAGCTCAAGCGCTGCAAGGCCATCGTCAGCGGCATCCTGCTGTCGGCCGGCGAGACGCGCGGCGAGTCGTCCACCCGCACCACCTTGCGCACCTTCCTCGACGAGCTGGCGCGCGAGTGGCAGGCCAGCCGGCCGGTGGAGGCGTTCGAGTACGACAACCGCATCGGTGCCGACCTTTCCATCGTGTTCGACGAAACCTTCAAGCAGATGGTGCACAACGTGCTGGACAACGCCCGCGAGGCCTCGCCGGGCTGGGTCGGCATGGAGGCGCTGCGCGCGGACGGCGAGCTGGTGCTGCGCGTGACCGACCGCGGCCCCGGCTTCGAGCCGGCGGTGCTGGCCCAGGTGGGCAAACCGTATAATTCCACCAAGGGCCGGCCGGGCAGCGGGCTGGGGCTGTTCCTGGTCGTGAACGTGGCGCGCACGCTGGGCGGCACCGTGGCCGCCCGCAATCGCGCCGAAGGGGGCGCCGAGGTGACGATCCGCCTGCCGCTGTCGACCCTCGCACTGGAAAAGGACACTGCATGA
- a CDS encoding SURF1 family protein: MMAAPRGSSGAKIVLAACAVLLFCVFAALGTWQVKRLQWKLDLIERVNSRVNAAPVPPPGPQQWARVSAESDEYRRVRVSGKFLYQYTTRVQTTTARGIGFWLMTPLCTDDGIIFVNRGFVPMRSGDLDMPAPPVAGAEPCAGGFGPAAEVIGLLRLPEPKGRLLRENDPANERWYVRDVPAIAAKRGLRNVAPYFVDAPAGQEYPMDASEKPVGGLTVIAFPNNHLVYALTWFALAAMVAGGYYLVLRYEKRRTRANDEAQRARDD, translated from the coding sequence ATGATGGCGGCACCGCGCGGCTCGTCGGGAGCGAAGATCGTCCTGGCCGCCTGCGCGGTGCTGTTGTTCTGCGTGTTCGCCGCACTGGGCACGTGGCAGGTCAAGCGGCTGCAATGGAAGCTTGACCTGATCGAACGTGTCAACAGCCGCGTCAACGCGGCACCCGTCCCGCCACCGGGCCCGCAGCAGTGGGCCCGCGTGAGCGCGGAATCGGACGAATACCGCCGCGTGCGGGTGTCCGGCAAATTCCTCTACCAATACACCACCCGCGTCCAGACCACCACCGCAAGAGGCATCGGCTTCTGGCTGATGACGCCCCTGTGCACGGACGACGGCATCATCTTCGTCAATCGCGGCTTCGTGCCGATGCGCTCCGGCGACCTGGACATGCCGGCGCCGCCGGTGGCGGGGGCCGAGCCCTGTGCCGGCGGGTTCGGCCCGGCGGCCGAGGTCATCGGCCTGTTGCGCCTGCCCGAGCCGAAAGGGCGCCTGCTGCGCGAGAACGACCCGGCCAATGAGCGCTGGTACGTGCGCGACGTCCCGGCCATCGCCGCCAAGCGCGGCCTGCGCAACGTGGCGCCGTACTTCGTCGACGCCCCGGCCGGCCAGGAATACCCGATGGACGCCAGCGAAAAACCGGTCGGCGGCCTGACCGTGATCGCCTTCCCGAACAATCATCTCGTCTACGCCCTGACCTGGTTCGCTCTGGCGGCAATGGTCGCGGGCGGCTATTATCTCGTTTTGCGCTATGAAAAACGCAGGACGAGAGCGAATGACGAGGCACAACGCGCCCGAGACGACTGA
- the cyoD gene encoding cytochrome o ubiquinol oxidase subunit IV encodes MSDHNHHHGHGDHGHDDHGHDDGSAVHGTMKDYVIGFVLSVILTAIPFWLVMNHVIESPATTAYVILGFAAVQMVVHMVYFLHMNSKSEGGWNMLALIFTVIIVVITLAGSIWVMYHMNKNMMPVMEGHTPQQVHDMP; translated from the coding sequence ATGAGCGACCATAATCACCACCACGGCCATGGCGACCACGGTCACGACGATCACGGCCATGACGACGGCTCCGCCGTGCACGGCACGATGAAGGATTACGTGATCGGCTTCGTGCTGTCGGTGATCCTGACGGCGATCCCGTTCTGGCTCGTGATGAACCACGTGATCGAAAGCCCGGCCACCACGGCCTACGTCATCCTCGGCTTCGCGGCCGTGCAGATGGTCGTGCACATGGTCTACTTCCTGCACATGAACTCGAAGTCCGAGGGCGGCTGGAACATGCTGGCGCTGATCTTCACCGTGATCATCGTCGTCATCACCCTGGCCGGCTCGATCTGGGTCATGTACCACATGAACAAGAACATGATGCCGGTCATGGAAGGCCATACGCCGCAACAAGTGCACGACATGCCATGA
- the cyoC gene encoding cytochrome o ubiquinol oxidase subunit III gives MSDINVTSAGAMSADPSSRYLVREHHPEHGTMLGFWIYLMSDCLIFACLFATYAVLGRNYAGGPSGGELFDLKLIALNTAFLLFSSITYGFAMLQAKVKNKGGTLLWLGITGIFGLCFLGVEIYEFMHLIHQGAGPQRSAFLTAFFALVGTHGLHVTFGAIWLVTLMVQISKHGLHTANMRRLNCLSLFWHFLDVIWIGVFTFVYLMGVLP, from the coding sequence ATGTCTGACATTAACGTAACCTCCGCCGGCGCGATGAGCGCCGACCCGAGCTCGCGCTACCTCGTGCGCGAGCACCATCCGGAACACGGCACGATGCTGGGTTTCTGGATCTACCTGATGAGCGACTGCCTGATCTTCGCCTGCCTGTTCGCGACCTATGCCGTACTGGGTCGCAACTACGCCGGCGGCCCGTCCGGCGGCGAGCTGTTCGACCTGAAGCTGATCGCGCTGAACACGGCCTTCCTGCTGTTCTCGTCGATCACCTACGGCTTCGCGATGCTGCAAGCGAAGGTCAAGAACAAGGGCGGCACGCTGCTCTGGCTGGGCATCACCGGCATCTTCGGCCTGTGCTTCCTGGGCGTCGAGATCTACGAGTTCATGCACCTGATCCACCAGGGCGCCGGTCCGCAGCGTTCCGCCTTCCTGACGGCGTTCTTCGCGCTGGTCGGCACCCACGGCCTGCACGTGACGTTCGGCGCGATCTGGCTGGTCACCCTGATGGTGCAGATCAGCAAGCACGGCCTGCACACGGCCAATATGCGCCGCCTGAACTGCCTGTCGCTGTTCTGGCACTTCCTGGACGTGATCTGGATCGGCGTGTTCACCTTTGTTTACCTGATGGGAGTCCTGCCATGA
- the cyoB gene encoding cytochrome o ubiquinol oxidase subunit I, translating to MQAYPTETDPIFGRLSWEAIPFHEPILLVTFAAVVLGGLALVGALTYFRVWGYLWKNWFTSIDHKKIGIMYMILGLVMLLRGFADALMMRAQQAIAFGDNAGFLPPHHYDQVFTAHGVIMIFFVAMPFITGLMNYVVPLQIGARDVAFPFLNNFSFWMTTMGAVLVMASLFVGEFARTGWLAFPPLSGILASPDVGVDYYIWSLQIAGVGTLLSGVNLLVTIVKMRAPGMELMKMPVFTWTALCTNILIVAAFPVLTAVLGMLSMDRLLGTHFFTNELGGNAMMYVNLIWIWGHPEVYILILPCFGIFSEVVSTFCSKRLFGYTSMVYATCVIMILSYLVWLHHFFTMGSGASVNSFFGITTMIISIPTGAKLFNWLFTMYRGRIRYELPMMWTVAFMVTFTIGGMTGVMLAIPPADFVLHNSLFLIAHFHNVIIGGVLFGLFAGINYWFPKAFGFKLDEFWGKVSFWFWVIGFYVAWMPVYALGFMGVTRRLNHIEDVSLAPYFQIAFVGVLMIAVGIGAMLIQFGVSFLRRKKLRDVTGDPWDGRTLEWSTSSPPPDYNFAFTPVVHDNDTWADMKKNGYKRPLKDFVAIHMPANTGAGFIIAALSAVVGFATIWHMWALAVIGFVAMMVAIIVHTFNYKRDYYISAEEVTRTEDRHTALLGSHV from the coding sequence ATGCAAGCGTATCCAACTGAAACCGATCCGATCTTCGGCAGGCTGAGCTGGGAAGCGATTCCGTTCCACGAACCGATTCTGCTCGTCACGTTCGCCGCCGTCGTCCTGGGCGGGCTCGCGCTCGTCGGCGCCCTGACGTATTTCCGCGTCTGGGGTTACCTGTGGAAGAACTGGTTTACCAGTATCGACCACAAAAAAATCGGCATCATGTACATGATCCTGGGTCTCGTCATGCTGCTGCGCGGCTTCGCCGACGCGCTGATGATGCGTGCCCAGCAGGCCATCGCCTTCGGCGACAACGCCGGCTTCCTGCCGCCGCACCACTACGACCAGGTCTTCACCGCCCACGGCGTGATCATGATCTTCTTCGTGGCGATGCCGTTCATTACGGGCCTGATGAACTACGTGGTGCCGCTGCAGATCGGCGCGCGCGACGTGGCCTTCCCGTTCCTGAACAACTTCTCGTTCTGGATGACGACCATGGGCGCCGTGCTGGTCATGGCCTCGCTGTTCGTCGGTGAATTCGCCCGTACCGGCTGGCTGGCGTTCCCGCCGCTGTCCGGCATCCTGGCCTCGCCTGACGTGGGGGTGGATTACTACATCTGGTCATTGCAGATCGCCGGGGTGGGGACATTGCTCTCCGGCGTGAACCTCTTGGTCACGATCGTCAAGATGCGTGCCCCCGGCATGGAACTGATGAAGATGCCGGTGTTCACCTGGACCGCGCTGTGCACCAACATCCTGATCGTCGCCGCTTTCCCGGTGCTGACGGCCGTGCTGGGCATGCTGTCGATGGACCGCCTGCTGGGCACCCACTTCTTCACGAACGAACTGGGCGGCAACGCCATGATGTACGTGAACCTGATCTGGATCTGGGGCCACCCCGAGGTCTACATCCTGATCCTGCCGTGCTTCGGCATCTTCTCGGAAGTCGTGTCGACGTTCTGCTCGAAGCGCCTGTTCGGCTACACCTCGATGGTGTACGCGACCTGCGTCATCATGATCCTGTCGTACCTGGTCTGGCTGCACCACTTCTTCACGATGGGTTCCGGTGCGTCGGTGAACTCGTTCTTCGGCATCACCACGATGATCATCTCGATCCCGACCGGTGCCAAGCTGTTCAACTGGCTGTTCACGATGTACCGCGGCCGCATCCGCTATGAACTGCCGATGATGTGGACCGTCGCCTTCATGGTCACGTTCACGATCGGCGGCATGACGGGCGTCATGCTGGCGATCCCGCCGGCCGACTTCGTGCTGCACAACTCGCTGTTCCTGATCGCGCACTTCCACAACGTCATCATCGGCGGCGTGCTGTTCGGTCTGTTCGCCGGTATCAACTACTGGTTCCCAAAAGCGTTCGGCTTCAAGCTCGACGAGTTCTGGGGCAAGGTGTCGTTCTGGTTCTGGGTGATCGGCTTCTACGTGGCCTGGATGCCGGTGTACGCACTGGGCTTCATGGGCGTGACGCGCCGCCTGAACCACATCGAGGATGTGTCGCTGGCGCCGTACTTCCAGATCGCCTTCGTCGGCGTGCTGATGATCGCCGTCGGTATCGGCGCGATGCTGATCCAGTTCGGCGTGTCGTTCCTGCGCCGCAAGAAGCTGCGCGATGTGACGGGCGACCCGTGGGATGGCCGTACGCTGGAGTGGTCGACGTCGTCGCCGCCGCCTGACTACAACTTCGCGTTCACCCCGGTCGTGCACGACAACGACACCTGGGCCGACATGAAGAAGAACGGCTACAAGCGTCCGTTGAAGGACTTCGTGGCGATCCACATGCCGGCCAATACCGGTGCGGGCTTCATCATCGCCGCGCTGTCGGCCGTGGTCGGGTTCGCGACGATCTGGCATATGTGGGCCCTGGCTGTCATCGGTTTCGTCGCCATGATGGTCGCGATCATCGTCCACACGTTCAACTACAAGCGCGATTACTACATCTCGGCGGAAGAAGTGACCCGTACCGAGGACCGCCACACCGCTTTGCTGGGAAGCCATGTCTGA
- the cyoA gene encoding ubiquinol oxidase subunit II, with amino-acid sequence MKSSKVRSGLMLLPLLWLAGCNTVVLNPSGDIAAQQAHLVVISTFLMLLIVVPVIFLTLLFAWRYRKNNTAAKYDPDWDHSTKLELVIWGVPLLLIIVLGAITWISTHLLDPYRPLQRLDEKRPIPAGVTPMTVEVVALDWKWLFIYPEQGIATVNELVTPVDRPIKFKMTASTVMNAFYIPAMAGMIYTMPAMETQLNAVMNKAGTYDGFSSNYSGAGFSHMRFKYHAMPQGDFDAWVAKTKAGGGELTRTDYLQLAKPSEKDPVRRYAAVDPTLYSAIVNLCVEPGTKCMAQQMHEDQMRNANAAAHKKAQHEASKKREAGQVASVAQLGAEVCTTPADKPTISMKSNNASVSN; translated from the coding sequence ATGAAATCATCAAAAGTTCGCAGCGGACTGATGCTTCTCCCCCTGTTGTGGCTTGCCGGCTGCAATACGGTGGTGTTGAATCCGTCCGGTGATATCGCGGCGCAGCAGGCTCATCTGGTGGTCATCTCGACTTTCCTGATGCTGCTGATCGTCGTTCCCGTCATCTTCCTCACGTTGCTGTTCGCCTGGCGTTATCGTAAAAATAACACCGCGGCAAAATACGATCCCGACTGGGACCACTCCACCAAGCTGGAGCTGGTGATCTGGGGCGTGCCCCTGCTGCTGATCATCGTGCTGGGCGCGATCACCTGGATCAGCACCCACCTGCTGGACCCGTACCGTCCGCTGCAGCGCCTGGACGAGAAGCGTCCGATCCCCGCCGGCGTCACGCCGATGACGGTGGAAGTGGTGGCGCTGGACTGGAAGTGGCTGTTCATCTACCCGGAGCAGGGCATCGCCACCGTCAACGAACTGGTGACGCCGGTCGACCGTCCGATCAAGTTCAAGATGACCGCCTCCACCGTGATGAACGCGTTCTACATCCCGGCGATGGCAGGCATGATCTACACGATGCCGGCCATGGAAACGCAGCTCAATGCCGTCATGAACAAGGCCGGCACGTACGACGGTTTCTCGTCAAACTACAGCGGCGCCGGTTTCTCGCACATGCGCTTCAAGTACCACGCGATGCCGCAGGGTGACTTCGACGCGTGGGTGGCCAAGACGAAGGCCGGCGGCGGCGAACTGACCCGTACCGACTACCTGCAGCTGGCCAAGCCGAGCGAGAAGGACCCGGTACGCCGTTACGCGGCGGTCGATCCGACCCTGTACAGCGCCATCGTCAACCTGTGCGTCGAACCGGGCACGAAGTGCATGGCCCAGCAGATGCACGAGGACCAGATGCGCAACGCCAATGCGGCCGCGCACAAGAAGGCGCAGCACGAAGCAAGCAAGAAGCGCGAAGCCGGCCAAGTCGCCAGCGTCGCTCAACTGGGTGCCGAGGTATGCACGACGCCTGCCGACAAGCCCACCATTTCCATGAAGAGTAACAATGCAAGCGTATCCAACTGA